One window of Psychrobacillus sp. FSL H8-0483 genomic DNA carries:
- the opp3C gene encoding oligopeptide ABC transporter permease has protein sequence MKVNEFELSDDLFEEAGNEFIVEKNDSSPSSTFWKDSWTRLRKNNGSIMGLILIITIITLAIFGPMMNSHGFDDQDLTRANLPPKIPVLEHVSFLGMNGVDIRGTDQYEAKGVSEYYWFGTDDLGRDLWTRIWQGTRISLYIAFLAAALDLVIGVAYGSISAYYGGRIDNIMQRIIEVLMGVPNLIVVILLILVLKPGILSITLAMVITGWVNMARIVRGQVLKLKGQEFVLASRTLGANDKRLIWGHLIPNSLGPIIITTMFTIPTAIFTEAFLSFIGLGLQPPIASLGTIVNDGFKMLKIYPHMLLFSSIIISLTMISFNLLGDGLRDSFDPKMKK, from the coding sequence GTGAAGGTAAATGAATTTGAACTGTCCGATGACTTATTTGAAGAAGCTGGGAATGAATTTATAGTAGAGAAAAACGACAGTAGCCCTTCATCAACTTTTTGGAAAGATTCCTGGACTCGTTTGCGTAAAAATAATGGGTCCATTATGGGCTTAATCCTTATTATTACCATCATTACTCTCGCAATATTCGGCCCAATGATGAATTCACACGGATTCGACGATCAAGATTTAACAAGAGCAAACTTACCACCAAAAATTCCTGTGTTGGAACACGTTTCATTCTTAGGAATGAATGGAGTCGACATCCGAGGGACAGATCAATACGAAGCAAAAGGTGTTTCTGAATACTATTGGTTTGGAACGGATGATTTGGGGCGTGATTTATGGACTCGTATTTGGCAAGGAACGAGAATCTCGTTATACATCGCTTTTTTAGCAGCTGCATTGGATTTAGTAATTGGCGTTGCATACGGCAGTATTTCTGCCTATTACGGTGGAAGAATTGACAATATAATGCAACGAATTATAGAAGTACTTATGGGTGTTCCTAACTTGATAGTAGTAATTCTATTAATCTTAGTACTAAAGCCAGGAATATTATCTATTACATTAGCGATGGTAATTACCGGTTGGGTCAATATGGCCAGGATTGTAAGAGGCCAGGTTTTAAAATTAAAAGGTCAAGAATTTGTTCTTGCCTCCAGAACCTTGGGTGCAAATGATAAGCGGCTCATTTGGGGTCACCTTATTCCAAATTCATTGGGACCTATCATTATCACGACAATGTTTACTATTCCAACAGCAATCTTTACTGAAGCGTTTCTGAGTTTTATTGGATTAGGGCTACAACCTCCAATCGCTTCATTAGGAACGATTGTAAATGATGGGTTTAAGATGCTGAAAATATATCCACATATGCTTTTGTTTTCATCAATTATTATCAGTTTAACCATGATTAGTTTTAACCTACTAGGCGATGGTCTACGAGATTCCTTTGACCCGAAAATGAAAAAATAG
- a CDS encoding ABC transporter ATP-binding protein, protein MEKILSVDDLHISFDTYDGEVKAVRGVTFDLYKGETLAIVGESGSGKSVMSKSIMGFIPKPSGRVVKGNIWYKKHDITTFSKKELMNIRGSDISIIFQDPMTSLNPTMTVKNQIIEGILAHQKLSKKEAGKKAIELLGLVGIVNPEERAKQYPHQFSGGMQQRVVIAMALACNPEILIADEPTTALDVTVQSQVLDLLKDIQLKMGTSIIFITHDLGVVANIADRVAVMYAGKIVEIGKTEEVFYNSQHPYTKGLLAAMPDLNTSQDELHTIPGSPPNLLYPPAGDAFAQRNENALKIDFIHEPPMFKVSDTHYASTWLLHEKASPTAAIIRVNHKEKKQKTSNIVREISTEKLLEVKGLKQHFNSGKNKVIKAVDGVSFEIYKGETFGLVGESGCGKSTTGRTLIRLYNATDGKVYFKGVDIQKSNKLNLNKNIQMIFQDPYSSLNPRWTVTDIIAEGMDIHGLYTSQKERMEKVYDLLKTVGLSKEHANRYPHEFSGGQRQRIGIARALAVDPELIIADEPISALDVSIQAQITNLLKKLQREKNLTYLFIAHDLSMVKYISDRVGVMYQGKLVEVAESNELYNNPLHPYTKSLLSAIPVPDPKVEKTRKKIEKEQWDTTSEDYQLREVTEGHWVACNEAQYKKYTKFALKHLHVL, encoded by the coding sequence GTGGAAAAAATCTTATCCGTAGACGATTTGCATATTTCATTCGATACGTATGATGGGGAAGTAAAAGCAGTTAGAGGTGTTACATTCGATTTATATAAAGGTGAAACTTTGGCGATTGTTGGGGAATCAGGATCTGGTAAATCGGTTATGTCTAAAAGCATCATGGGATTTATACCTAAACCTTCTGGAAGAGTAGTAAAGGGGAATATCTGGTATAAAAAACATGATATTACTACTTTTTCGAAAAAAGAGTTGATGAACATCCGGGGATCAGATATTTCGATTATATTCCAAGATCCGATGACATCTCTGAATCCTACAATGACTGTCAAAAATCAAATCATTGAAGGGATTTTGGCGCATCAAAAACTCTCGAAAAAAGAAGCGGGAAAGAAAGCGATAGAATTGCTTGGTTTAGTTGGCATTGTAAATCCAGAGGAAAGAGCTAAGCAGTACCCACATCAATTCTCTGGTGGTATGCAACAGCGTGTTGTCATTGCAATGGCCCTTGCTTGTAATCCAGAAATATTAATCGCAGATGAGCCGACAACTGCACTTGATGTAACAGTCCAATCGCAAGTTTTGGACTTGTTGAAGGATATTCAATTGAAAATGGGGACATCGATTATTTTTATTACGCATGATCTTGGGGTTGTTGCTAACATAGCTGACCGAGTAGCTGTTATGTATGCAGGTAAAATAGTAGAGATTGGGAAAACGGAAGAAGTTTTTTATAATTCACAACATCCTTATACAAAGGGGTTGTTGGCTGCAATGCCTGATTTAAACACAAGTCAAGATGAGTTGCATACGATTCCGGGCTCTCCTCCGAATCTACTTTACCCACCTGCTGGTGATGCTTTTGCACAGCGGAATGAGAATGCATTAAAAATTGACTTCATTCATGAGCCTCCGATGTTCAAGGTATCAGATACACATTATGCATCTACATGGCTATTACATGAAAAAGCATCACCAACGGCAGCAATAATTCGTGTTAATCACAAGGAAAAAAAGCAAAAGACAAGCAATATTGTTCGAGAAATTTCTACTGAAAAACTATTGGAAGTGAAAGGGTTAAAACAGCACTTTAATAGTGGAAAAAATAAGGTTATTAAAGCAGTAGATGGGGTATCTTTCGAAATTTACAAAGGGGAAACATTTGGTCTAGTTGGAGAATCAGGTTGCGGGAAATCAACGACCGGAAGAACGTTGATACGTTTATACAATGCGACAGACGGTAAAGTCTACTTTAAAGGTGTCGATATTCAAAAAAGTAATAAACTAAATCTGAATAAAAATATCCAAATGATTTTTCAAGATCCCTATTCATCACTAAATCCTAGATGGACTGTTACAGACATTATAGCAGAAGGGATGGATATTCACGGATTATATACTTCCCAGAAAGAGCGGATGGAAAAAGTTTATGATTTATTGAAAACTGTCGGTCTATCAAAAGAACATGCAAACCGTTATCCTCATGAATTCAGTGGCGGTCAAAGGCAGCGCATTGGTATCGCAAGAGCACTTGCCGTCGACCCTGAACTTATTATTGCAGATGAACCAATCTCAGCTTTGGACGTCTCCATTCAAGCACAAATTACAAATTTACTGAAAAAGCTGCAAAGAGAAAAAAATCTGACGTATTTATTTATTGCCCATGATTTGTCAATGGTCAAGTATATTAGCGATCGTGTTGGTGTCATGTACCAAGGGAAATTGGTTGAAGTAGCAGAGAGCAACGAGTTGTATAATAATCCGCTTCATCCTTATACGAAATCTCTATTATCTGCCATCCCAGTTCCGGATCCGAAAGTGGAGAAAACTAGAAAAAAAATAGAGAAAGAACAATGGGATACTACCTCAGAAGATTACCAGTTACGAGAGGTGACTGAGGGACATTGGGTTGCATGCAATGAAGCACAATATAAGAAGTATACAAAGTTTGCATTAAAGCATTTGCATGTCCTTTAA
- a CDS encoding DUF3899 domain-containing protein yields MRAIEVNKGYSWTILLIAQVVMLFFILNVGVAYWDVFFLIGLLLFMVGGVLLLLENGVFNFFFYSFRKFLQISSKVERFVSEVNRESNYKGQPLKKSSFTLFILLTGIVIIIVSTIFPYYLF; encoded by the coding sequence GTGAGAGCAATTGAAGTGAATAAAGGATATTCATGGACTATTTTGCTAATTGCACAAGTGGTAATGCTATTTTTTATCTTAAATGTAGGTGTTGCTTATTGGGATGTTTTCTTTCTCATTGGTTTACTATTATTTATGGTTGGGGGTGTGCTTCTTCTATTAGAAAATGGAGTGTTCAATTTTTTCTTTTATAGTTTTAGAAAGTTTTTGCAAATATCTTCAAAAGTTGAAAGGTTTGTGTCAGAAGTGAATAGAGAGAGTAACTACAAAGGGCAACCTTTGAAGAAATCGTCGTTCACTTTATTTATACTTTTAACAGGTATCGTGATCATAATTGTTTCAACGATTTTTCCATACTATCTTTTCTAA
- a CDS encoding Xaa-Pro peptidase family protein, whose translation MNSVEKIQKELDELNIDGMMINGDWNRRYVSGFTGSNGIVLITKKDVRFITDYRYFEQATIQTDMAVVLHKDHTGHKHKIYDEVAKQIKDMGITRLGFEQQHLNFGNYVKLKALINSELIPTYDLVENMRMVKSPDEIESIRISSKITDDAFVYILNIIRPGLTELEVAGELENFIKKNGGMTSTFSPIVASGTRGSLPHGRASDKILEKGDMITIDFGTNYNGYWSDISRVVALGEPNEKMKEVQQAVYRSFTNCANHIKAGMTDQEVDKYMRDILIETGFNEVSGTGTGHGIGLEVHEKPLFSVDSEKILLPNMVVTIEPGVYLKDIGGARLEDMLIITEEGCEVLSPSTKELVIL comes from the coding sequence ATGAATAGTGTAGAAAAAATACAAAAAGAATTAGATGAATTAAATATTGATGGAATGATGATTAACGGAGATTGGAATAGAAGATACGTTTCTGGCTTTACTGGAAGTAATGGTATTGTCCTTATAACAAAAAAAGATGTGAGATTCATCACTGATTACCGCTATTTTGAGCAGGCGACTATTCAAACCGATATGGCTGTTGTTTTGCACAAGGATCATACTGGACATAAGCATAAAATTTATGATGAAGTGGCGAAACAAATCAAAGATATGGGTATTACACGTCTTGGCTTTGAACAACAGCATCTCAATTTTGGAAATTACGTCAAATTGAAAGCCCTTATTAACTCGGAGCTGATTCCGACATATGATTTAGTGGAAAATATGCGTATGGTAAAGTCTCCTGATGAAATAGAAAGCATAAGAATTTCTTCTAAGATTACGGATGATGCATTTGTATATATTTTGAATATTATCCGCCCAGGGTTGACTGAATTAGAGGTAGCAGGGGAATTGGAAAACTTTATTAAAAAGAATGGTGGAATGACTTCGACTTTCAGCCCGATTGTGGCATCTGGAACTAGGGGATCCCTACCGCATGGTCGGGCTAGTGATAAGATTTTAGAAAAGGGCGATATGATCACCATCGATTTTGGGACAAACTACAATGGCTATTGGTCTGACATTTCGAGAGTTGTAGCATTAGGAGAACCTAACGAAAAAATGAAAGAAGTTCAACAAGCTGTCTACCGTTCGTTTACTAACTGTGCCAATCATATAAAAGCCGGAATGACGGATCAGGAAGTGGATAAATATATGAGGGATATATTAATAGAAACAGGATTTAATGAAGTTTCTGGAACAGGCACAGGACATGGAATTGGGTTGGAAGTTCATGAAAAACCACTCTTTTCAGTAGACTCTGAGAAAATTTTGTTACCAAACATGGTTGTTACAATTGAGCCAGGTGTCTATTTGAAGGACATTGGAGGTGCCCGTTTAGAAGATATGCTAATTATCACGGAAGAAGGTTGTGAGGTATTATCACCATCAACGAAAGAATTGGTAATTTTGTAA
- the trpD gene encoding anthranilate phosphoribosyltransferase — MREFIGKVEMHEHLLYDEMVEASLLLLNDKTDFQQIVDFLVALSKKGETANEVAALATVMKSFAIKLNEPAGNYMDNCGTGGDGVNSFNISTTSAFVLAGAGVTIAKHGNRKISSAAGSSDVLEALGIHTSIWPDASIDLLKQEGLTFLYAPNVHPKLKRISLARKQIGKPTIFNIVGPLTNPVSLTTQYTGINRIDFTMEYGEVLRLLGRDRAIVVCGAGGMDEASLAGKNKLVLVEKGDLIPFTLTPDEVGLSAAPVSAIRGGDSVANAKIMRKVLNGERSPYFDTVIFNSGIGLFASGIVSSIPEGVKLATDSILSGKALEKLEAVINFSKRAIGQEVVS; from the coding sequence ATGAGAGAGTTTATTGGAAAAGTAGAGATGCACGAGCATTTATTGTATGACGAAATGGTGGAAGCTTCACTGCTCTTGTTAAATGACAAAACAGATTTTCAACAGATCGTGGATTTCTTGGTAGCCTTATCGAAAAAAGGAGAAACTGCCAATGAAGTGGCTGCACTTGCGACAGTGATGAAGTCTTTTGCTATCAAGCTGAATGAACCAGCTGGTAATTATATGGACAATTGCGGTACAGGTGGAGACGGAGTAAACAGTTTCAATATAAGTACAACATCCGCTTTTGTGCTTGCAGGTGCTGGCGTAACCATTGCTAAACATGGAAATCGGAAAATTTCAAGTGCAGCAGGGAGTTCGGATGTATTGGAAGCATTAGGGATTCATACTTCTATTTGGCCGGATGCTTCGATTGATTTGCTGAAGCAAGAAGGTCTTACTTTCCTATATGCACCAAATGTGCATCCTAAATTAAAACGAATTAGTTTAGCAAGAAAACAAATTGGCAAACCAACTATTTTTAACATAGTCGGGCCACTAACAAATCCAGTATCCCTTACAACACAATATACGGGTATAAATAGAATAGATTTTACAATGGAATATGGAGAAGTTTTACGATTACTTGGAAGAGATAGAGCAATAGTCGTATGTGGCGCTGGAGGAATGGATGAGGCATCTCTTGCTGGTAAAAATAAGCTTGTTCTTGTGGAGAAGGGAGATCTTATTCCTTTCACGTTGACACCAGATGAAGTCGGTCTATCTGCTGCTCCCGTTTCTGCAATACGTGGCGGAGATAGCGTTGCAAATGCAAAAATCATGCGAAAAGTCCTGAATGGAGAAAGAAGTCCTTATTTTGATACTGTCATCTTTAATAGTGGAATTGGTTTATTTGCAAGTGGAATCGTCAGTTCCATTCCTGAAGGAGTTAAACTAGCGACAGATTCTATACTCTCTGGAAAAGCATTAGAGAAATTAGAAGCAGTGATCAATTTTAGTAAAAGAGCAATTGGTCAGGAGGTAGTATCATGA
- the trpC gene encoding indole-3-glycerol phosphate synthase TrpC: MTTILDKILQTKKSQIEVMLSTPLLVHETTYQRPSLFDLMFHSEHLQIISEIKRASPSKGLIADGVNPVEQAMNYYKAGAACISVLTDTPFFQGTFADLQDVAQTVPIPILCKDFVIHTIQIDHAKHAGASVVLLIVAALTQEELTKLYTYATDQGLEVLVEVHDAQELDRALQLNAKLIGVNNRDLRTFEVDLARTAEIAALFPFQEERVLISESGIWNAEDAARVAEYGASGVLVGESLMRSGDVETALRALQVKRGAITL; this comes from the coding sequence ATGACAACGATTTTAGATAAAATACTTCAGACAAAAAAAAGTCAAATTGAAGTGATGTTGAGTACGCCGTTACTGGTACATGAAACAACTTATCAAAGACCTTCCCTTTTTGACCTAATGTTTCATTCCGAGCACTTGCAAATCATTTCGGAAATAAAACGTGCTTCTCCTTCCAAAGGATTGATCGCAGATGGAGTCAATCCTGTAGAACAAGCAATGAACTATTATAAAGCTGGAGCAGCTTGTATCTCGGTATTAACAGACACTCCGTTTTTCCAGGGAACATTTGCCGACTTACAGGATGTTGCTCAGACAGTTCCAATTCCAATACTATGTAAAGATTTCGTTATACACACCATTCAAATTGATCATGCAAAACATGCGGGAGCATCTGTCGTCTTATTAATTGTTGCTGCGCTCACTCAAGAAGAGCTAACAAAATTGTATACGTATGCTACAGACCAAGGCTTAGAAGTGTTAGTAGAAGTACATGATGCACAAGAGTTAGATCGTGCTTTACAACTTAATGCAAAATTAATAGGTGTTAATAATCGCGACTTGAGAACCTTTGAAGTGGATTTAGCTCGTACAGCTGAAATTGCGGCTCTTTTCCCTTTCCAGGAGGAACGTGTATTAATTAGTGAAAGTGGAATTTGGAATGCGGAAGATGCCGCTCGTGTAGCAGAATATGGAGCAAGTGGCGTACTGGTAGGAGAATCACTCATGCGTAGTGGAGATGTAGAGACTGCATTGCGTGCATTACAAGTGAAGCGAGGTGCCATCACCTTATGA
- a CDS encoding phosphoribosylanthranilate isomerase → MTKVKICGLMEKEHVQMAVDAGADAIGFVFAPSKRKLTVEQAKELAKEVPPTVLKIGVFVNPSEQEIETAFREVPLDLVQYHGNETPAFIQTNAYPSVKALSVKSEDDVEHAKQFQTDYYLFDAPGTDYQGGSGLTFDWQLMKGHSIPADKVILAGGLNSTNVREAIQRVKPYMVDVSSGVEVDGRKDKELIRTFIRTVKDGER, encoded by the coding sequence ATGACAAAAGTAAAGATTTGCGGGCTGATGGAAAAAGAACATGTACAAATGGCAGTCGATGCTGGAGCAGATGCCATTGGTTTTGTATTTGCACCGAGTAAACGGAAATTGACCGTTGAACAAGCCAAGGAGCTTGCAAAAGAAGTCCCTCCTACTGTTTTGAAAATAGGCGTATTTGTAAATCCAAGTGAACAAGAGATAGAAACAGCTTTTCGAGAAGTCCCTTTAGATTTAGTGCAATACCATGGCAATGAAACGCCAGCATTTATCCAAACCAATGCTTATCCATCCGTTAAAGCATTATCCGTAAAGAGTGAAGACGATGTAGAGCATGCTAAGCAGTTCCAAACGGATTATTACTTATTCGATGCTCCAGGTACAGATTACCAGGGGGGCAGCGGACTAACGTTCGATTGGCAGTTAATGAAAGGGCACAGCATTCCAGCAGATAAAGTTATTTTAGCTGGGGGATTGAATTCTACAAATGTGAGAGAAGCAATACAACGTGTTAAACCCTATATGGTAGACGTATCCAGTGGTGTAGAAGTGGATGGAAGAAAAGATAAAGAATTGATTCGTACGTTTATTCGTACTGTCAAAGACGGGGAGAGATAA
- the trpB gene encoding tryptophan synthase subunit beta, with protein MVKTIDESKAGRYGRFGGQYVPETLMTALIELEQAYEEAIADPAFIEEVNYYLKDYVGRETPLYFAERLTAELGGAKIYLKREDLNHTGAHKINNTIGQALLAMRMGKKKIVAETGAGQHGVATATICALFDLECVVFMGKEDVRRQELNVFRMELLGATVVSVDQGSGTLKDAVNEALRYWVSNVEDTHYILGSALGPHPFPRIVRDFQRVIGVETRKQILEKEGRLPDAVVACVGGGSNAIGMFHPFIEDEEVRLYGVEAGGSGISTGLHAAAVAEAKEGVLHGAYMYILQDDNGFIQEAHSISAGLDYPAVGPEHSYLHDIGRVKYTSVTDSEALEGLQLLSKKEGIIPALESAHAIHFAVGLAKEMRPKEILVICLSGRGDKDVQTVRDALGVKING; from the coding sequence ATGGTAAAAACAATCGATGAGTCAAAAGCTGGCAGATACGGAAGATTTGGCGGTCAGTATGTGCCGGAAACATTGATGACAGCACTTATTGAACTGGAGCAGGCATATGAAGAAGCAATTGCTGATCCTGCTTTTATCGAGGAAGTAAATTACTATTTAAAAGACTATGTTGGTCGTGAAACTCCTTTGTATTTTGCAGAACGCTTAACAGCAGAACTTGGCGGAGCGAAAATTTACTTAAAACGAGAAGATTTGAACCATACAGGTGCACATAAAATTAATAATACGATTGGTCAGGCCTTACTAGCGATGAGAATGGGCAAAAAGAAAATTGTTGCGGAAACTGGAGCAGGTCAGCACGGAGTGGCAACAGCAACTATTTGTGCATTATTTGACCTGGAATGTGTTGTTTTCATGGGGAAAGAAGATGTACGAAGACAGGAATTGAATGTGTTCCGAATGGAGCTTCTTGGTGCAACAGTTGTTTCTGTAGATCAGGGTTCAGGAACGCTAAAAGATGCTGTTAATGAAGCACTCCGTTATTGGGTATCCAATGTGGAAGATACGCATTATATTTTAGGTTCGGCGCTTGGCCCTCACCCATTTCCTCGAATCGTCCGCGACTTCCAGCGAGTAATTGGTGTAGAAACAAGGAAGCAAATCCTTGAAAAAGAAGGCAGATTGCCCGATGCAGTTGTTGCATGTGTAGGGGGAGGAAGTAATGCAATCGGTATGTTCCATCCATTTATTGAAGATGAAGAGGTTAGATTGTATGGGGTAGAGGCTGGAGGAAGTGGAATTTCTACGGGCTTACATGCAGCTGCTGTTGCTGAGGCAAAAGAAGGTGTTCTCCACGGCGCATATATGTATATTTTGCAAGACGACAATGGCTTTATTCAAGAGGCTCACTCTATATCAGCCGGACTTGATTATCCTGCGGTAGGACCTGAACATAGTTATTTACATGATATTGGCCGAGTGAAATATACATCGGTTACAGATTCAGAGGCACTAGAAGGTTTGCAACTACTGTCGAAGAAAGAAGGTATAATTCCTGCTTTGGAAAGTGCCCACGCAATCCATTTTGCAGTCGGTTTGGCAAAAGAGATGCGTCCAAAGGAGATTTTAGTTATTTGCTTATCAGGGCGCGGGGATAAAGATGTGCAAACAGTAAGAGATGCGTTAGGGGTGAAGATAAATGGCTAA
- the trpA gene encoding tryptophan synthase subunit alpha encodes MAKTKLTDAIESVLHNGHKAFIPYIMAGDGGLETLKKNILFLQEAGATAIEVGIPFSDPVADGPTIQKAGERALAIGTTLRLIMQEIESFHEVVKVPLVLMTYYNPVLCYGIEKFVGDCERIGIAGIIVPDLPLEESDILRAVLAKTDVALVPLVSLTSPPERIAKITAAGEGFIYAVTVNGITGVRAGFDEQLEQHLTKLKEHSTIPVLAGFGISTPEQVESIATLTDGVIVGSAIVDAFHQNDLNKIQELIQASKKKVFN; translated from the coding sequence ATGGCTAAAACTAAATTAACCGATGCGATAGAATCTGTACTTCATAATGGGCATAAGGCATTTATTCCATATATAATGGCTGGAGATGGTGGACTTGAAACGCTAAAAAAGAACATTCTTTTTCTACAAGAAGCGGGAGCTACGGCTATTGAAGTAGGGATTCCATTTTCAGATCCAGTCGCCGATGGGCCGACAATTCAAAAAGCAGGAGAACGGGCACTTGCAATTGGAACAACACTTCGTTTAATTATGCAGGAAATTGAATCGTTTCATGAAGTGGTTAAAGTACCGCTTGTTCTCATGACGTATTATAATCCAGTGCTATGTTATGGGATAGAGAAGTTTGTAGGGGATTGTGAGCGTATTGGAATTGCCGGAATAATCGTACCAGACCTACCATTGGAGGAAAGTGATATTCTTCGAGCTGTACTGGCAAAGACAGATGTAGCGTTAGTTCCACTTGTTTCATTGACAAGTCCTCCTGAACGTATTGCTAAAATTACCGCTGCAGGTGAAGGGTTCATCTATGCAGTAACTGTAAATGGCATTACAGGTGTTCGAGCTGGTTTTGATGAACAGTTAGAGCAGCATTTAACAAAGTTAAAAGAACATAGTACTATACCAGTGCTTGCTGGATTCGGTATTTCTACTCCAGAACAAGTAGAAAGTATTGCTACATTAACAGATGGGGTAATCGTAGGTAGTGCCATTGTTGATGCTTTTCATCAAAATGATTTAAATAAAATCCAAGAGCTTATTCAAGCCTCCAAAAAGAAAGTATTTAACTAA
- the hpaB gene encoding 4-hydroxyphenylacetate 3-monooxygenase, oxygenase component produces the protein MGAIDGENFINRLNGLNSEIWFDGEKVEGMISEHSAFKGLIHTKASLYDLQHDPKIKNEMTFKSPISGEPIGLSYLQPKTKEDLIKRRKMFEHWARQTNGIMGRSPDYLNSVLMSFASSASFLEGKEKCFPNNLLALYEMAREKDLSFTHTFISPQVNRSQIYFENSNEEPITAKVIDENEEGIVIKGARLLATQGGLTDEVLVFSVARFLFKVDEAFAFSIPSNTKGLKFICRDTLIGGESSFDHPLSSRYEEMDSIVVFDNVLVPWDRVFYYNNVEVAEDFVTQSSFHPFAKHQVLTRQIEKTKFILGIAELLIETINISEFQHIQEKMSEIIIGLETMKALLEKSENDATLDEWGYMRPDIVPLKVASNIFPKIYPRFSEIVQISGASGMISLPTEKAFHSSIRKELDQYLQGATKTAEERVKIFRLAWDLTMSSFGTRQTQYERFFYGDPVRLSSDLYKSYPKNDYVKTVRNFLDSKAKD, from the coding sequence ATGGGCGCTATAGATGGAGAAAATTTTATTAACCGATTAAATGGTTTAAATTCTGAAATTTGGTTTGACGGTGAAAAAGTGGAGGGAATGATATCTGAACACTCAGCCTTCAAAGGCCTTATTCATACAAAAGCTTCTCTTTATGATCTGCAACATGACCCAAAAATAAAAAATGAGATGACTTTTAAATCACCAATATCAGGAGAACCGATTGGACTTTCCTATTTGCAACCCAAAACGAAAGAGGACTTAATTAAAAGACGGAAGATGTTCGAACACTGGGCAAGACAGACCAACGGTATTATGGGAAGAAGCCCTGACTATTTGAACTCTGTTTTAATGAGTTTTGCCTCTTCAGCATCTTTTTTGGAAGGCAAAGAAAAATGTTTTCCAAATAATCTCCTAGCACTTTATGAAATGGCAAGGGAAAAGGACCTATCGTTTACACATACATTTATTTCTCCACAAGTGAATCGTTCTCAAATCTATTTTGAAAATTCCAACGAGGAACCAATCACTGCAAAGGTTATTGATGAAAATGAAGAAGGAATCGTCATTAAAGGTGCACGGCTTCTAGCTACGCAAGGTGGTTTAACCGATGAGGTATTAGTTTTTAGTGTTGCTCGATTTCTCTTTAAAGTCGATGAAGCTTTTGCTTTTTCGATTCCGTCTAATACAAAAGGGTTAAAGTTTATTTGTAGGGATACCCTAATCGGAGGCGAATCTTCTTTTGATCACCCATTAAGCTCACGATACGAGGAAATGGATTCCATTGTTGTCTTTGACAATGTATTAGTTCCTTGGGATCGAGTTTTTTATTATAACAACGTTGAAGTAGCCGAAGACTTCGTCACGCAAAGCTCTTTCCACCCTTTTGCTAAACACCAAGTATTGACTAGACAAATTGAAAAAACAAAGTTTATTTTAGGGATTGCTGAGCTACTTATTGAAACGATTAACATTAGTGAGTTTCAACATATACAAGAAAAAATGTCGGAAATCATCATTGGTCTTGAAACAATGAAGGCTTTGTTAGAAAAATCGGAGAATGACGCAACATTAGACGAATGGGGCTATATGCGGCCCGATATTGTTCCGCTTAAGGTTGCCAGTAATATTTTCCCGAAAATTTATCCTCGTTTCAGTGAAATTGTTCAAATATCGGGAGCAAGCGGAATGATATCTTTACCAACAGAAAAAGCATTTCATTCTAGTATTAGAAAAGAATTAGATCAGTACCTTCAAGGTGCAACTAAAACAGCCGAGGAACGAGTGAAAATATTTCGATTGGCCTGGGATCTAACAATGAGTTCATTTGGAACAAGACAAACCCAATATGAGAGGTTTTTTTATGGCGACCCGGTTCGATTATCAAGCGATTTATATAAGAGCTATCCCAAAAATGATTATGTAAAAACAGTTAGAAATTTTTTAGATTCAAAAGCGAAGGACTAA